In the genome of Arabidopsis thaliana chromosome 4, partial sequence, the window TAATGATATACAGAAAGTTAATaaatgaaacagagaatgaTTAATGAGGATTCTAAACAACCGTAATTATTCTCTCTCTGATTTTAAGTaatgtttaaggttttttacACATATTACAaaagtttagtttaatttacctttttttgcATAAGTAACTATATCTAagtcaaccaataaaaaatatactatAGAATATTATTggtcaaaaaatattaaatacatttaactTTTATATTGAAAGTTGAAAGCATCATTTAAAATCGGAAAAAACATTCtctaaattatcatttttaatgatATGAAACCGTCATCAATTGTGTCAATATCAATAAAAACGATCTCTTCAGtagagatgaaaaaaaattgtatcgCATATGTCACAACTAATCTAAtcgtttatattatttaaagttttaatttctaaactcataatttttaccaattgtttcaaaattttcacatcTGCAATTTTAACTGCAAAAGTCTCTATATTTTCTACGGTCAAATTCCTTACACCAAAATTTTCTACAACCAAAATTGATATAGTTAGAAATAACACTTGTTACCAATCGGTCCTAACACTTTCAGATTATAGATATTGCGgttaattagataaaaaagattcaaaaatatatttgatttctaaggacaaactaaaaaaatttaggagctttagaaaaattatgtttgatttcCAATTATTCTACGTGGTTTTAGTAAAAGATGTGTTTACTATAAAAACCTTGATTGTAATTGTTTATAACTCATTACTAAAAGTTGTGACTGCAGAAATTACGAAACTAAACtactacaaaaaaatgtgGAGAAAtgggttaaaaaaaacaaggaaaaaaattcaatgttaaatcaactgaaatttttttcatttaattattcAGCTAATTTTAGGGAAGTTATCAtatcactatatatatatatatatataaataatacaaacaaacGATGcgtagaagaaaaaaaactgttgtCCGGTTCACTGTCCAGATCGGGTTTAAAAACATTgattttcatattatattccgaattttgttttgccaaAAATCCAATTACTTAAATTTCAGGTCAatttatgttaattttttaacataacCCGATCCAAttcaaattgaaacaaatttatatttctcttttaatagTATAGGAATTTGCACAAATGTTATGTAAAAAACGGAAAATTGGTTTTTTCATATCTTTAGTTTGAACTATGCTGCATTTATACACGTATTATACCACAGTTGATTTAACCTAAACttcaatttgatatttaaactttcatttttatacGAAAACATACATTAATGTTACAATGTTAGAATACCTTTAATTTCTGTTGTTAACCTGAATGTTAGGGCTGGGCAAAATATTCGTTCGATCCGCTTTGATTCGGTAtatgatttggtttgattcgaAAAATCCGAATATCCGTAAGATTTTGGACCAAAGCAAATAGGAAAATGTAGTATTCGTAAAAACCGaatcaaataacaaattttaaaaaaaaaaaaccgaatATCCGCTTCGATCcgtatctttttatatatatattagaaaatatagttatatctatatatatatcataatagTTTGTGTATTGTTGCTATTTTAcgtttttatgttaaaatgtttgtttgatcatttttctCATGTTATGTTTTGATCAACGACATCAAAAACTATCGGGTTTTAGTTTTCGGAATTAGTTTGATAACATTTTGTAGACTGGTGGTACCAACAagtatttagtttttattttgaaagcatgttaaataaaaactttgaatatcTGATATAGTTATATagtatatagattttttttaatatttaaatatatcaaagcGGATATCcgcaaatatcacaaaaaattcTGGATATTCGAAATTCCGGATATCCGGAAATTTTCGaagcaaagcaaagcaaatcacaaaatcaagtATTCGTTTAAAACGAATCGAATAACAAATATCACAATTTTTCCGGATATCCGTTTCGTACCCAGACCTACTGAATGCCATATATAAAACggtaaaaacagaaaattaaagttctagtaaaaaaaacatcgCATCAGTTACAAGGTTTggattaaattaaaaaaaggtttgGGTTAAATTAGCTTAAGAATGaacaatttattaattatttttttggtcacatggaataaacaattaattaatttgaataataTTACTTAAATACATACAAACATTATCTGTCATCTTCGATTACGTTATCATTAACCAACGTTTAGGAGGACTttgcttcttcgtcttcttctctctttaggTTCTTCAAGTTCGCAATCCTGGTAAgattttctcgagaaaattcCATTTCTTTCTATCTGATTCTGTTTACATTGTTGAATGCTTGAAAGAATCTGAGTTTTAACCACACTCTCTCTTCCCTGTTACTCACCATTTTCTCTCTGAATCCTCCGAAACCCATTTCGATTTCCACAATCTGAGCTCATAAATCTGGTTTAATTCTCATCTTCGTTGCATTTCAGTCATAAAGAGAACATAAAGCTTggatatttagggtttttgcaGAATTTTTGATTAAGCTTATGAGTTTGGTAATAATCTGTAGAAATTGGTTGATGTTGTTTCAGGTTTGGGTTTAGGACaaatcagagaagaagatgatgtttgGTTTAGAGAAAACGATGACTTTGGAGCATGAAATTCTGAAGGAGAATCATGAGACTCTGTTGAAAGATTATGAGAGTCTTCAGGAGAGGATTAAGCATGCTGAGGAAGCTTATGAGGCTATTAAGTTGCATCATGAGAACAAAGCTAAGGAGCTTGAAGTGAGTAACAAACGCTTGCTTGAGGAATGTATGAAAGAGAGAAGGGAGAAGGCTAAGGTTAGGAAGACTTTtgaggagatgaagaagacaatggaGAGTGAGAGAACTGCTATTGTTGATGAGTTGAAGTCGAAGAATCAGGAGCTTTtgttggggaagaagaaagaggaagaagagttaGTGAAGATGGAGAATAAGTATGTTGAGTTAGCTGAGAAGTTTGATGTTGTTGAAAAGGAATGTGCTTACTTGAAGTCACTCTATGATGCGGAAGTAGTAGCTTCGGTTACTCAAAGTGCTGTAATCTCAGGGGTTGGAGAGACTGATAATCTTATTGGTCAAGGAGAGAACGAGGCTAATCAGAATGTGAACAATGCTGTGACAGGTATACATAGACATCTCTGTACCCAAGTGTTGTTT includes:
- a CDS encoding gelsolin protein (unknown protein; FUNCTIONS IN: molecular_function unknown; INVOLVED IN: biological_process unknown; LOCATED IN: cellular_component unknown; EXPRESSED IN: 21 plant structures; EXPRESSED DURING: 13 growth stages; BEST Arabidopsis thaliana protein match is: unknown protein (TAIR:AT5G03060.1); Has 6010 Blast hits to 4873 proteins in 584 species: Archae - 88; Bacteria - 744; Metazoa - 2092; Fungi - 437; Plants - 321; Viruses - 9; Other Eukaryotes - 2319 (source: NCBI BLink).); this encodes MMFGLEKTMTLEHEILKENHETLLKDYESLQERIKHAEEAYEAIKLHHENKAKELEVSNKRLLEECMKERREKAKVRKTFEEMKKTMESERTAIVDELKSKNQELLLGKKKEEEELVKMENKYVELAEKFDVVEKECAYLKSLYDAEVVASVTQSAVISGVGETDNLIGQGENEANQNVNNAVTDAIMISDDENDNNPPIESNISSHRSGDRNQEEEGRNRGNSATENRASGETFTPVSANHPPPFSPSSSSSSSSSSDGAEIVLKLPRNWPEWAIPKGPGKDSNKP